One window from the genome of Acidimicrobiia bacterium encodes:
- a CDS encoding alpha/beta hydrolase, translating into MDLAVRDGARLAFEDRPGGPGTPVLFLHGAMSSRATFSPQMEHFGGRRRIALDLRGHGQSEVTEHGYDVPALARDAADLCDHLELESVVLIGHSLGGAAALQLAADDAARVVGLAILDSPIMIPPDFRAGVEQLAAAARSPMYDEAINGFLGQFAGIDEAVRRQVFADLANTPQEVVASCLESTVAFDSEGAATECRMPILYVSSGPWFADVGRFRDLCPQLVTAQTMGSGHYHHLEVPRQVNALLDRFLEINGL; encoded by the coding sequence ATGGACCTAGCCGTCAGGGATGGGGCGCGGTTGGCATTTGAGGATCGTCCCGGTGGGCCCGGCACCCCGGTCCTGTTCCTCCACGGTGCGATGAGCAGCCGGGCCACCTTTTCCCCGCAGATGGAACACTTCGGCGGGCGTCGGCGGATCGCCCTCGACCTCCGCGGCCACGGCCAGAGCGAGGTGACCGAGCACGGTTACGACGTCCCCGCGCTGGCACGGGATGCGGCCGACCTATGCGACCACCTCGAACTGGAGTCCGTCGTCCTCATCGGACACAGCCTCGGCGGTGCCGCCGCCCTCCAGTTGGCCGCCGATGATGCTGCCAGGGTGGTCGGACTGGCGATCCTCGATTCCCCGATCATGATCCCGCCGGACTTCCGTGCCGGTGTCGAGCAACTCGCCGCCGCGGCCCGATCACCCATGTACGACGAAGCTATCAACGGGTTCCTGGGCCAGTTCGCCGGCATCGACGAGGCGGTGCGGCGACAGGTCTTCGCCGACCTCGCCAACACCCCTCAGGAGGTGGTCGCCTCCTGCCTCGAGAGCACGGTCGCGTTCGACAGCGAGGGGGCGGCGACAGAATGTCGGATGCCGATCCTGTATGTGAGCTCGGGGCCGTGGTTCGCCGACGTCGGCCGCTTCCGGGATCTGTGCCCGCAGCTGGTGACCGCGCAGACCATGGGCTCGGGCCACTACCACCACCTCGAGGTGCCCCGCCAGGTCAATGCCCTGCTCGACCGGTTCCTCGAGATCAACGGCCTCTAA
- a CDS encoding type II toxin-antitoxin system RelE/ParE family toxin, with the protein MQEHGPNLGRPIVDRIEGSRIHNLKELRVKSDGELRILLVFDPWRTAVLLLGGDKTGQWKEWYPAAISQAEQLYADYLEGLSR; encoded by the coding sequence CTGCAGGAGCACGGACCGAACCTCGGTCGGCCGATTGTCGACCGGATCGAGGGTTCGAGAATTCACAACCTGAAGGAGCTGAGGGTCAAATCAGATGGCGAACTGCGGATCCTCCTCGTATTCGACCCCTGGCGGACCGCCGTGCTCTTGCTCGGCGGGGATAAGACGGGCCAGTGGAAGGAGTGGTACCCCGCAGCCATCTCGCAGGCCGAACAGCTTTACGCCGATTACCTGGAGGGATTGAGCCGATGA
- a CDS encoding helix-turn-helix transcriptional regulator, translated as MKTWDELTSDRRAATGYRERVDAEKRKALGELHEFNLAELRRILEFTQEELAGRMGSDQSRISRVENEADMRLSTLRAYVEALGGQIRILAEIPGQEAFPLSV; from the coding sequence ATGAAGACGTGGGACGAGCTGACCAGTGACCGTCGTGCCGCTACCGGCTATCGGGAGCGGGTCGACGCCGAGAAGCGCAAGGCGCTCGGCGAGCTGCATGAGTTCAACCTCGCCGAGCTGCGGCGCATCCTCGAGTTCACCCAGGAGGAGCTCGCCGGGCGTATGGGGTCCGATCAGTCGCGGATCTCGCGAGTCGAGAACGAGGCCGACATGCGACTGTCCACCCTCCGGGCCTATGTCGAGGCCCTCGGCGGACAGATCAGGATCCTCGCCGAGATCCCCGGCCAGGAGGCATTCCCGCTCTCGGTGTGA
- a CDS encoding adenylate/guanylate cyclase domain-containing protein — MRPDTQEFEDQPDETRPQPAELKGTPIHDTLRRIVVWFRLLALVWMSALVLATLLTDSGASKPWVIAAEAAAVAITIGAFVLSRLRRLDAWWWVLIDGAATVFIIIAPGLADAGNYFYGGMGLSWLLIVVWAYPTLLAGAVSIVTLVAAQMVGGAVGIREIAATDLVGDIAVWIVSGIVYGWALWALRNTDVGRERAEAKMIEANARTERLLLNILPAPIAEQLKAGVSPIADRLDRVTILFADVVESTPLAEALDPDDFVNLLDRVFTHFDELVDRHGLEKIGSIGDGYMAVAGAPLPRPDHAQVAADLALAMLGSLESFSENGGRPVRMRFGLHTGPVVAGVIGRRKFRYDLFGDAVNTASRMESHGVADRIQASTATRQALGDSYRFELRGTIEVKGKGEMETFFLLGRA; from the coding sequence GTGCGACCTGACACCCAGGAGTTCGAAGACCAGCCGGACGAGACCCGTCCGCAGCCGGCCGAACTGAAGGGGACGCCGATCCATGACACGCTGCGTCGGATCGTCGTCTGGTTCCGGCTGCTCGCTCTGGTGTGGATGTCGGCATTGGTCCTTGCCACGCTGCTCACCGACTCGGGAGCCTCCAAGCCGTGGGTGATCGCCGCCGAGGCGGCCGCGGTCGCAATCACCATCGGCGCCTTCGTCCTCTCCCGGCTGCGGCGACTCGACGCCTGGTGGTGGGTGCTGATCGATGGGGCCGCCACCGTGTTCATCATCATCGCTCCCGGCCTGGCGGATGCGGGCAACTACTTCTACGGGGGGATGGGGCTGTCGTGGCTGCTGATCGTCGTGTGGGCGTATCCGACCCTGCTGGCGGGGGCGGTGTCGATCGTCACCCTGGTGGCGGCCCAGATGGTGGGCGGCGCCGTGGGGATTCGTGAGATCGCGGCTACCGATCTCGTCGGGGACATCGCGGTATGGATCGTCTCGGGCATCGTCTACGGATGGGCTCTGTGGGCCCTTCGCAACACCGATGTCGGCCGCGAGCGGGCCGAGGCCAAGATGATCGAGGCCAACGCCCGCACCGAGCGCCTGCTACTCAACATCCTCCCCGCGCCGATCGCCGAGCAACTGAAGGCGGGGGTGTCGCCGATCGCCGATCGTCTCGACCGGGTCACCATTCTGTTCGCCGACGTCGTCGAGTCGACGCCGCTGGCGGAGGCGCTCGATCCCGACGATTTCGTCAACCTGCTCGATCGGGTCTTCACCCACTTCGACGAGCTGGTGGATCGCCACGGGCTGGAGAAGATCGGGTCGATCGGCGATGGCTACATGGCGGTGGCCGGCGCGCCGCTTCCCCGGCCCGACCATGCCCAGGTGGCAGCAGACCTGGCGCTGGCGATGCTCGGCTCGCTCGAATCGTTCAGCGAGAACGGCGGGCGGCCGGTGCGGATGCGCTTCGGGCTCCACACCGGGCCGGTCGTCGCCGGCGTCATCGGCCGGAGGAAGTTTCGCTACGACCTCTTCGGCGACGCCGTCAACACCGCGAGTCGGATGGAGTCACACGGCGTCGCCGACCGGATCCAGGCGAGCACCGCCACCCGCCAGGCACTCGGCGACTCCTACCGCTTCGAACTTCGGGGGACGATCGAGGTCAAGGGCAAGGGCGAGATGGAGACCTTCTTCCTCCTTGGCCGTGCGTGA
- a CDS encoding adenylate/guanylate cyclase domain-containing protein, translating into MPLPGGVVTFVFSDIEGSTRLWESEPEAMRQSLARHDDLVSAMVEEAGGAIFKHTGDGFGAAFASVSAALESAARVAAAVAEEAWPGPSLSVRLGVHTGEAEPRGGDYFGPTVTRAARVTDAANGGQILVAESSHQLVRGVAPNGTAFVHAGEHRLKDLGEPIGLYRLVGPGAGDERQLRTLEQAPHNFPVQLSSFIGREAEIKELADLVRTSRLVTLTGIGGVGKTRLSLQVAAEILSDFDHGAWFVELAPLAEPGLLPDTVAEELGVPQDSTLTAETRTLRYLAKRSALLVIDNCEHLIDDVAGFVDRLLRSCPDVHVLATSREGLAVTGEVLWKVPSLRVDDDAAAVVLFAERARLVRPDFTVTDDNRELVARLCVRLDGIPLAIELATARLPILTLEQIAEHLADRFRLLTGGSRTAVERQRTLRAMMDWSYGLLGEKEQTLLRRLSVFSDGFTFAAAEDVCSDEAVPRLEVLDLLQRLVEASMVTFESDLRPRYRLLETVRQYSLDKLLEAGDSDRVRLRHAEYFKTTAGTLRDRLERGDEAAAMEDGQADLGNFRSAMIWAAEAGHGETLLGLAVGLRPYFWNRVMYRESVRWLTTAIDMTGDNPSTPFHEAVAFALTDAGNSADADTIERYRPLAERLYESAEDDLSKGSLANALGALSIGIDARRADELFRSAHQTLRRAGSPRWTGPLQNRFITAWFLNSRESEEEVLGLVEEAVAEGLAIHQAVVETTFLALAEEYEAVIDKVERDRPKDDWEKVMLLLFQVVAERALGRLDDALETVERAATILGPNSPGTTEWHESMILIQQGDLDGAIAAFDTPYKHDYADAFSRLTASAFWAMVSEHRGDHETAALLWGFRDRVAEASSLHFQRFEEEFQEESRTRSSDAMGAERFAELVARGGETPWEDLPLVRGERAARGASETRRPEPGGTAASRDGPLPF; encoded by the coding sequence GTGCCCCTGCCCGGCGGCGTCGTCACCTTCGTCTTCTCCGACATCGAGGGGAGCACGCGGCTGTGGGAGTCCGAGCCCGAGGCGATGCGCCAGTCGCTCGCCCGCCACGACGACCTCGTCTCGGCGATGGTCGAGGAGGCCGGCGGCGCCATCTTCAAGCACACCGGGGACGGCTTCGGGGCCGCTTTCGCCTCGGTGTCGGCGGCGCTCGAGTCTGCCGCCCGGGTCGCTGCGGCCGTCGCCGAGGAGGCCTGGCCCGGGCCGTCGCTGAGCGTTCGCCTCGGGGTGCACACCGGAGAGGCCGAGCCCCGCGGCGGTGACTACTTCGGGCCTACGGTCACCCGGGCGGCCCGGGTCACCGACGCGGCCAATGGCGGCCAGATCCTGGTGGCGGAGTCGTCCCACCAGCTGGTGAGAGGCGTCGCCCCCAACGGGACCGCCTTCGTCCACGCCGGAGAGCATCGCCTCAAGGATCTCGGCGAGCCGATCGGCCTGTACCGCCTGGTCGGGCCGGGCGCCGGCGACGAGCGGCAGTTGCGGACCCTCGAGCAGGCCCCGCACAATTTTCCGGTCCAGCTGAGCTCCTTCATTGGCCGGGAGGCGGAGATCAAGGAGCTCGCCGACCTGGTCCGGACCTCCCGGCTGGTCACCCTGACCGGCATCGGCGGCGTCGGCAAGACTCGCCTGTCGCTCCAGGTGGCCGCCGAGATACTGTCCGACTTCGACCACGGCGCCTGGTTCGTCGAGCTGGCGCCCCTGGCCGAGCCGGGGCTCCTCCCCGACACCGTCGCCGAGGAGCTCGGGGTCCCGCAGGACAGCACCCTGACCGCCGAGACCCGGACCCTGCGCTACTTGGCCAAGCGCAGTGCCTTGCTCGTGATCGACAACTGTGAGCACCTCATCGACGACGTGGCCGGCTTCGTCGACCGCCTGCTCCGGTCGTGCCCGGACGTGCACGTCCTGGCCACCAGCCGCGAGGGGCTCGCCGTCACCGGCGAAGTGCTGTGGAAGGTGCCGTCGCTGCGCGTCGACGACGACGCCGCGGCGGTCGTGCTCTTCGCCGAGCGGGCCCGGTTGGTCCGCCCCGACTTCACCGTGACCGACGACAACCGGGAGCTCGTCGCCAGGCTGTGCGTCCGCCTCGACGGGATCCCGCTCGCCATCGAGCTTGCCACGGCCCGCCTCCCGATACTGACGCTCGAGCAGATCGCCGAGCATCTCGCCGACCGCTTCCGCCTGCTCACCGGGGGGAGCCGCACCGCCGTCGAGCGGCAGCGCACCCTGCGGGCGATGATGGACTGGAGCTACGGCCTGCTCGGCGAGAAGGAGCAGACGCTGCTGCGCCGCCTGTCGGTGTTTTCCGACGGGTTCACCTTCGCCGCAGCCGAGGACGTGTGCTCGGACGAGGCGGTCCCGCGGTTGGAGGTCCTCGACCTGCTCCAGCGGCTGGTGGAGGCGTCGATGGTCACCTTCGAGTCCGATCTCCGGCCCCGGTACCGGTTGCTGGAGACGGTGCGCCAATACTCGCTGGACAAGCTCCTGGAAGCCGGCGACTCCGACCGCGTGAGGCTTCGCCACGCCGAGTACTTCAAGACGACGGCGGGGACGCTCCGCGACCGGCTCGAACGCGGCGACGAGGCGGCGGCGATGGAGGACGGGCAAGCCGACCTGGGCAATTTCCGGTCCGCCATGATCTGGGCGGCAGAGGCGGGCCACGGCGAGACGCTACTCGGGTTGGCGGTCGGCCTCAGACCGTACTTCTGGAACCGGGTGATGTACCGGGAGTCGGTCCGATGGTTGACCACCGCGATCGACATGACCGGCGACAACCCCTCGACGCCATTCCACGAGGCGGTGGCGTTCGCCCTCACCGACGCCGGGAACAGCGCCGACGCCGACACGATCGAGAGGTACCGGCCGCTGGCGGAGCGGCTCTACGAATCGGCCGAGGACGACCTGTCCAAGGGATCACTGGCCAATGCGCTCGGCGCGTTGAGCATCGGCATTGATGCCCGTCGCGCCGACGAGCTGTTCCGGTCCGCCCATCAGACGCTGCGTCGCGCGGGGAGCCCCCGTTGGACCGGACCGCTGCAGAACCGCTTCATCACCGCCTGGTTCTTGAACAGCCGGGAGTCCGAGGAGGAGGTCCTCGGATTGGTCGAGGAGGCGGTCGCCGAGGGCCTGGCGATCCACCAGGCCGTGGTCGAGACAACCTTTCTGGCCCTCGCCGAGGAGTATGAGGCCGTGATCGACAAGGTGGAGCGTGACCGCCCCAAGGACGACTGGGAGAAGGTGATGCTGCTCCTGTTCCAGGTGGTAGCCGAGCGGGCCCTGGGGCGTCTCGACGACGCTCTCGAGACCGTCGAGCGAGCCGCCACCATCCTCGGGCCCAACTCGCCGGGCACCACCGAGTGGCACGAGAGCATGATCCTCATCCAGCAGGGCGACCTCGATGGAGCCATCGCCGCCTTCGACACGCCGTACAAACACGACTACGCGGATGCCTTCTCGCGATTGACCGCCTCGGCGTTCTGGGCGATGGTGTCCGAGCATCGCGGGGACCACGAGACCGCCGCTCTGCTTTGGGGCTTCAGGGACCGGGTCGCCGAGGCGTCCTCCCTCCACTTCCAGCGTTTCGAGGAGGAGTTCCAGGAGGAATCTCGCACACGGTCATCCGACGCCATGGGAGCAGAGCGCTTCGCCGAGCTGGTCGCTCGGGGCGGGGAGACGCCATGGGAAGACCTGCCGCTGGTGCGTGGGGAACGCGCCGCCAGGGGAGCCTCGGAGACTCGACGTCCGGAGCCTGGCGGCACCGCGGCCAGTCGCGACGGCCCCTTACCCTTCTGA
- a CDS encoding adenylate/guanylate cyclase domain-containing protein, which translates to MEKSASPPSGTLTFLLTDLEGSTRLWERNPQEMKGALAWHDETVRHAIESHGGYVFSTAGDSFAAAFSDPMSAADAAVEIQQSLERVWPGLGVLRVRMALDTGIADERGGDYFGPPVNRASRLMSAAKSGEVLASHTTADLLRHHLEEGIRLVDRGQRQLKGVARSETVFAVEFGPKQRRRWPVRRRTGIWIAATVMMVAIAAATAAIVVANVGRESPPSTTSKEEGKLFPTTTPPTTTMPATTTVVAILLDAPAPDPGQRLPSNGAGHPAGGSGCVPGVDDYLPDGVWFGYVVDAVEAPSRLVFDMACFYEGSPAVAEAAFDGLNAVDGVYVRNTSRLLFTVTISTQAVVDYLHRDGHHLRAAFADWPLDDGSIQCPGEQCSVWLRVTDGSVKAIQEQSGALNPTP; encoded by the coding sequence GTGGAGAAATCCGCAAGTCCCCCAAGTGGCACGCTCACTTTCCTTCTGACCGATCTCGAGGGGAGCACCCGCCTCTGGGAGCGGAATCCGCAGGAGATGAAGGGGGCCCTCGCGTGGCACGACGAGACGGTGCGTCACGCAATCGAGAGCCACGGGGGTTACGTCTTCTCCACCGCCGGTGATTCGTTTGCCGCCGCCTTTTCCGACCCGATGAGCGCAGCCGACGCCGCAGTCGAGATCCAACAGTCACTCGAGCGCGTCTGGCCTGGCCTGGGAGTGCTCCGCGTCCGAATGGCACTCGACACAGGGATCGCCGACGAGCGCGGCGGCGACTACTTCGGACCACCGGTCAACCGGGCCTCGCGGCTCATGTCGGCGGCGAAGAGCGGCGAGGTGCTGGCATCCCACACGACCGCCGACCTGCTGCGCCATCACCTCGAGGAGGGCATCAGACTGGTTGACCGCGGCCAGCGGCAGCTCAAGGGCGTGGCCCGATCCGAAACGGTATTCGCGGTCGAGTTCGGGCCCAAGCAGCGACGGCGCTGGCCTGTCCGCCGTCGCACCGGGATATGGATCGCCGCCACGGTGATGATGGTCGCCATCGCCGCCGCGACCGCCGCCATCGTCGTCGCCAATGTCGGCCGCGAGAGTCCGCCCAGCACGACCTCGAAGGAAGAGGGCAAGCTCTTCCCGACCACGACTCCTCCGACTACGACGATGCCAGCCACCACGACGGTGGTGGCCATTCTGCTGGACGCTCCGGCACCGGACCCCGGGCAGCGACTCCCCTCGAACGGTGCGGGCCACCCTGCCGGTGGATCGGGTTGTGTGCCAGGTGTCGACGATTACCTACCGGATGGTGTCTGGTTCGGATACGTGGTCGACGCCGTCGAAGCCCCCAGTCGATTGGTCTTCGACATGGCGTGCTTCTACGAGGGTTCCCCCGCCGTCGCGGAGGCCGCCTTCGACGGGCTCAATGCGGTGGACGGCGTGTACGTGCGAAACACGAGTCGCCTTCTTTTCACCGTGACGATCTCGACCCAGGCGGTTGTCGACTACCTGCATCGCGATGGCCATCACCTCCGAGCAGCGTTTGCCGACTGGCCCCTCGATGATGGATCGATCCAGTGCCCTGGAGAACAGTGCAGCGTCTGGCTACGCGTAACGGACGGATCGGTAAAGGCGATCCAGGAGCAAAGCGGAGCCCTCAATCCCACGCCATGA
- a CDS encoding lipase family protein produces MPFDRRLATLTVELSAAAYLNRLGAQAATESLGLTGFQWFSAQSTQAFTASDADHLYVAFRGTEANPIDWSRNAQFKPTASEFGRIHSGFGTGVEEVWQGILDAIAGSGKPVVFTGHSLGGALATLGSFRADRAGHPVAAVYTYGQPRVGHRDFSRAFAERLEDRTYRAINHVDLVTRVPLLLQGYRHVGSRVYFDRGGAAHLGTNAWRVALDDVTFRLTHWGRIKEVAALSLHDIGAYRGRIGGLPN; encoded by the coding sequence GTGCCTTTCGACAGGAGACTCGCCACCCTCACCGTCGAGCTGTCGGCGGCGGCATATCTCAACCGCCTGGGAGCGCAGGCCGCCACGGAGTCCCTCGGCCTGACCGGGTTCCAGTGGTTCTCGGCGCAGTCCACCCAGGCGTTCACCGCCTCCGATGCCGATCACCTGTACGTCGCATTCCGTGGCACCGAGGCGAACCCGATCGACTGGAGCCGCAACGCCCAGTTCAAGCCGACAGCCAGCGAGTTCGGCCGCATCCACTCCGGTTTCGGCACCGGCGTCGAGGAGGTGTGGCAGGGGATCCTCGATGCGATAGCCGGGTCCGGGAAGCCGGTGGTGTTCACCGGGCACAGCCTCGGCGGCGCCCTCGCCACCCTGGGCTCCTTCCGCGCCGACCGGGCCGGCCACCCGGTCGCCGCCGTCTACACCTACGGGCAACCCCGGGTGGGTCACCGCGACTTCAGCCGCGCCTTCGCGGAAAGGCTCGAGGACCGAACCTACCGGGCGATCAATCACGTCGATCTGGTCACCCGGGTGCCCCTGCTGCTCCAGGGCTACCGCCACGTCGGGTCACGGGTCTACTTCGACCGCGGCGGCGCCGCCCACCTCGGGACCAACGCCTGGCGCGTCGCCCTCGATGACGTCACCTTCCGGTTGACCCATTGGGGAAGGATCAAGGAGGTCGCCGCCCTCTCCCTTCACGACATCGGGGCGTACCGGGGAAGGATCGGAGGCCTCCCGAACTAG
- a CDS encoding RecQ family ATP-dependent DNA helicase, with protein MDTTHERALDLLRAITVDDAEFRPGQWEAIEAVVVHRRRVLVVQRTGWGKSAVYFIATALLREAGMGPTVVVSPLLALMRNQIEMAERLGINARTVNWTNRGDWDQVFAEIARGEIDVLFISPERLNNPEFRTSVLPDLLRALGLLVVDEVHCISDWGHDFRPDYRRLSRIVDLLPPGVAILGTTATANDRVIRDVEEQLGDDLILVRGPLDRPSLRLQVMAMASRAERLAWLAEILPSLEGSGIVYALTVKDVRRVADWLRDRGVDAAAYTGKTDPEERLEIERRLTGGGLKVVVATSALGMGYDNPHIHFVIHFQSPGSPVAYYQQVGRAGRATESSVGVLLTGAEDGDIQDFFIRTAFPTEPHVEAILSALDSADGMTTRQLETINLPFGRLEAALRVLEVEGAVYRDGARWYRSAERYQYPVERVAGVMEQRRSEQATMRRIIESDDCIMHQLRLSLDDHTSSPCGRCANCVGDVLPREVAEETVRAAVDFIRSEAAIIEPRKRWPHPVDGTFVIQHPLEEGRALTRWGDPGLALLVERGKYRDGGFSVELVDAAADLVTRWAPDPAPTWVTSVPTLGGDDLVGDFSRLLAERIGMVYQPVVRKVRRNRPQKEMQNSTQQLGNVSEVFEVGPCPSGPVLLVDDMVDSLWTMTTIGGLLRGAGSGPVYPLALADTSRGDE; from the coding sequence TTGGACACGACTCATGAACGCGCACTGGACTTGCTGCGAGCGATCACCGTCGACGATGCGGAGTTCCGGCCGGGGCAGTGGGAGGCGATCGAGGCGGTGGTCGTCCACCGCCGTCGCGTTCTCGTCGTCCAGCGAACCGGGTGGGGCAAGTCGGCGGTGTACTTCATCGCCACTGCACTCCTCCGTGAGGCTGGGATGGGCCCCACGGTCGTGGTCTCCCCGCTGCTGGCACTCATGCGCAATCAGATCGAGATGGCCGAACGCCTCGGGATCAACGCGAGGACGGTCAACTGGACGAATCGTGGCGACTGGGATCAGGTATTCGCCGAAATCGCACGCGGGGAGATCGACGTCCTCTTCATCTCCCCGGAGCGCCTCAACAACCCCGAGTTTCGAACGAGCGTGCTCCCTGATCTGCTGCGAGCGCTGGGGCTCCTGGTAGTGGACGAGGTGCACTGCATTTCGGATTGGGGTCACGACTTTCGGCCCGACTACCGGCGGCTCTCGCGGATCGTCGACCTGCTTCCGCCAGGCGTGGCCATCCTGGGGACCACCGCCACGGCCAACGATCGGGTGATTCGCGACGTCGAGGAACAGCTCGGTGACGACCTCATTCTGGTGCGCGGACCGTTGGATCGGCCGAGCTTGAGACTCCAGGTCATGGCGATGGCCTCGCGTGCCGAGCGGCTGGCGTGGCTGGCAGAAATCCTGCCCAGCCTCGAAGGGTCCGGCATCGTGTACGCGCTGACTGTCAAGGATGTGCGTCGGGTCGCCGATTGGCTCCGGGACCGGGGGGTCGATGCCGCGGCGTACACCGGCAAGACCGACCCCGAGGAGCGGCTCGAGATCGAGCGTCGGCTGACCGGCGGTGGCTTGAAGGTTGTCGTCGCCACCTCGGCCCTGGGTATGGGCTACGACAACCCGCACATCCACTTCGTGATCCATTTCCAGTCGCCGGGTTCCCCGGTCGCCTACTACCAACAGGTAGGGCGCGCCGGTCGCGCCACGGAGTCATCGGTTGGGGTGCTCCTGACCGGCGCAGAGGATGGCGACATCCAGGACTTCTTCATCCGAACGGCGTTTCCGACGGAGCCCCACGTCGAGGCGATCCTCTCCGCCCTCGACTCCGCCGACGGAATGACGACCCGCCAGCTGGAGACCATCAACCTTCCTTTCGGACGGCTCGAGGCCGCTCTCAGGGTCCTTGAAGTGGAGGGCGCGGTCTACCGGGATGGGGCCAGGTGGTACCGCTCAGCGGAGCGCTACCAGTATCCCGTCGAGCGCGTCGCTGGCGTGATGGAGCAGCGACGCAGCGAGCAGGCCACGATGCGCCGGATCATCGAGTCGGACGACTGCATCATGCATCAGCTTCGGTTGAGCCTCGACGACCACACCAGTTCGCCCTGTGGCCGATGCGCCAATTGCGTAGGGGACGTTCTCCCACGTGAGGTCGCCGAGGAGACGGTGCGCGCCGCCGTCGATTTCATCCGGTCCGAGGCGGCGATCATCGAGCCGCGCAAGAGGTGGCCCCATCCGGTCGATGGCACCTTCGTCATCCAGCACCCGCTCGAGGAAGGTCGCGCGCTCACCCGCTGGGGGGACCCCGGGTTGGCGCTACTCGTCGAAAGGGGGAAGTACCGGGACGGCGGGTTCTCCGTGGAACTCGTCGATGCCGCCGCAGACCTGGTCACTCGGTGGGCCCCCGACCCTGCGCCCACGTGGGTTACCTCGGTGCCGACCCTGGGAGGCGACGATCTCGTGGGAGACTTCTCCCGGTTGCTTGCCGAACGCATCGGCATGGTCTACCAACCGGTGGTTCGCAAGGTCCGGCGCAATCGGCCGCAGAAAGAAATGCAAAACTCCACCCAGCAACTTGGCAATGTGTCAGAGGTGTTCGAGGTAGGCCCCTGTCCCTCCGGTCCGGTGCTTCTCGTCGACGATATGGTGGATTCGCTGTGGACGATGACGACGATCGGAGGGTTGCTCCGGGGGGCAGGCTCGGGGCCCGTGTACCCTCTGGCCCTCGCGGACACATCCCGAGGTGACGAGTGA
- a CDS encoding DNA-processing protein DprA: MKLSNDAKAVLVLTTRLGDSRRPSLAPGQWHSLSRALGDAGLTPGNVFDSEALGSAGLDPEKRERIDALVGDAATVVVELESLTSKGIWTVTIADDDYPAALRRLDHRAPPVLFGVGERSLLDSGGVGVVGSRDVSEEGVAVAREIAAAAAGRGLPVVSGGARGVDQQSMTAAYEAGGSVVGVLADSLLQRIRSADVRASLDTGATCLITAQHPNTGFSPAAAMARNKLVYSLADVTVVVASEAKGGTWEGATEALTQRIGRVAVWRGQGQGSANDQLIEAGARPIESVDQLWELLAEAEAPMPQQMTIELG; this comes from the coding sequence GTGAAGCTGTCGAACGACGCCAAGGCGGTGCTCGTCCTCACCACCCGGCTCGGCGACTCCCGGCGACCATCCCTCGCCCCCGGTCAGTGGCACTCCCTCTCCCGAGCCCTGGGTGACGCCGGCTTGACGCCCGGCAACGTGTTCGACTCCGAGGCCCTTGGAAGCGCCGGCCTCGACCCGGAGAAGCGGGAGAGGATCGATGCGCTCGTCGGGGATGCCGCCACTGTAGTCGTCGAGCTGGAGTCCTTGACATCCAAGGGAATCTGGACGGTGACGATTGCCGACGACGACTACCCAGCGGCTCTTCGGCGACTTGACCACCGAGCTCCACCAGTGCTGTTCGGGGTGGGGGAGCGGTCCTTGCTCGACAGCGGCGGCGTCGGCGTGGTCGGCTCCCGTGACGTGTCCGAAGAAGGAGTTGCGGTTGCCCGAGAGATCGCGGCCGCCGCCGCCGGTCGGGGTCTGCCTGTCGTTTCGGGCGGGGCCAGGGGAGTGGACCAACAGTCGATGACCGCCGCCTACGAAGCCGGCGGGTCGGTCGTCGGTGTTCTGGCCGACAGTTTGCTGCAGAGGATCCGAAGTGCCGATGTGCGCGCCTCTCTCGACACCGGGGCGACTTGCCTGATCACAGCGCAGCATCCCAACACTGGGTTCTCGCCCGCGGCGGCGATGGCGCGCAACAAGCTGGTCTACTCCCTCGCCGATGTCACCGTGGTCGTCGCCTCCGAGGCCAAGGGAGGAACGTGGGAAGGCGCGACGGAGGCGCTGACCCAGAGGATTGGAAGGGTCGCGGTATGGCGGGGCCAGGGGCAAGGATCTGCGAACGACCAGTTGATCGAGGCCGGAGCACGTCCGATCGAGTCGGTCGACCAGCTGTGGGAACTGCTTGCCGAGGCTGAGGCGCCAATGCCACAGCAGATGACGATCGAACTGGGCTAA
- a CDS encoding addiction module antitoxin, translated as MRRKLTITIDEAVYEGLHRRIGRRKISRFLEDLARPHVVDEDLEEAYRAMAADERRESEAAEWAEGTIGDVADETR; from the coding sequence ATGCGGCGGAAGCTGACGATCACCATCGACGAGGCGGTTTACGAGGGGCTCCACCGGCGCATCGGGCGTCGGAAGATCAGCCGCTTCCTCGAGGATCTCGCCCGGCCCCACGTCGTCGACGAGGACCTGGAGGAGGCATATCGCGCCATGGCCGCCGACGAACGGCGCGAGTCGGAAGCCGCCGAGTGGGCGGAGGGCACCATTGGGGATGTCGCCGATGAGACGCGCTGA